From the Salarias fasciatus chromosome 16, fSalaFa1.1, whole genome shotgun sequence genome, one window contains:
- the pcbp3 gene encoding poly(rC)-binding protein 3 isoform X2, with amino-acid sequence MEPTKVQSEGGLNVTLTIRLLMHGKEVGSIIGKKGETVKKMREESGARINISEGNCPERIVTITGPTDTIFKAFAMIAYKFEEDIINSMSNSPATSKPPVTLRLVVPASQCGSLIGKGGSKIKEMRESTGAQVQVAGDMLPNSTERAVTISGTPEAIIQCVKQICVVMLESPPKGATIPYRPKPASTPVIFSGGQAYTIQGQYAIPHPDQLTKLHQLAMQQTPFTPLGQTTPAFPGLDASPPASTHELTIPNDLIGCIIGRQGTKINEIRQMSGAQIKIANAMEGSSERQITITGTPANISLAQYLINARLTSEVTGMGTL; translated from the exons ATGGAGCCGACCAAAGTCCAGTCAGAAGGTGGCCTCAATGTCACCCTCACTATCCGCCTCCTCATGCATGGAAAA GAGGTTGGAAGTATAATTGGAAAG AAAGGAGAAACAGTAAAAAAGATGCGAGAAGAG aGTGGAGCACGGATCAATATTTCTGAGGGCAACTGTCCAGAGAGGATTGTCACCATCACTGGACCAACAGACACCATCTTCAAGGCTTTCGCCATGATCGCCTATAAATTTGAGGAG GACATTATCAATTCCATGAGCAACAGCCCAGCAACCAGCAAGCCCCCGGTCACTTTAAGGCTTGTCGTGCCAGCCAGCCAGTGTGGCTCTCTCATCGGGAAAGGAGGgtccaaaataaaagaaatgagagAG tccACAGGGGCGCAGGTGCAGGTGGCGGGGGACATGCTGCCCAACTCCACGGAACGTGCGGTGACAATCTCCGGGACCCCAGAAGCCATCATCCAGTGTGTCAAACAAATCTGTGTAGTCATGCTGGAG TCTCCACCAAAAGGTGCCACTATCCCTTATCGCCCAAAGCCCGCCTCCACCCCAGTCATTTTTTCTGGTGGCCAG GCCTACACAATTCAGGGACAGTACGCCATACCACACCCAGAT CAGTTGACCAAGCTCCACCAGTTGGCTATGCAGCAAACCCCCTTTACCCCTCTCGGACAGACCACCCCTGCTTTCCCTG GTTTGGATGCCAGTCCACCAGCCAGCACCCATGAACTCACCATTCCTAATGAT CTAATAGGGTGCATTATTGGACGCCAAGGAACCAAAATAAATGAGATTCGACAGATGTCTGGGGCGCAGATCAAAATCGCCAACGCCATGGAGGGCTCGTCAGAGCGCCAGATCACCATCACAGGGACCCCCGCCAACATCAGCCTGGCCCAGTACCTAATCAACGCCAG GCTGACGTCTGAAGTCACTGGAATGGGCACACTCTAA
- the pcbp3 gene encoding poly(rC)-binding protein 3 isoform X1 has product MEPTKVQSEGGLNVTLTIRLLMHGKEVGSIIGKKGETVKKMREESGARINISEGNCPERIVTITGPTDTIFKAFAMIAYKFEEDIINSMSNSPATSKPPVTLRLVVPASQCGSLIGKGGSKIKEMRESTGAQVQVAGDMLPNSTERAVTISGTPEAIIQCVKQICVVMLESPPKGATIPYRPKPASTPVIFSGGQAYTIQGQYAIPHPDQLTKLHQLAMQQTPFTPLGQTTPAFPGLDASPPASTHELTIPNDLIGCIIGRQGTKINEIRQMSGAQIKIANAMEGSSERQITITGTPANISLAQYLINARFRDVAAMWNDPNSMTTS; this is encoded by the exons ATGGAGCCGACCAAAGTCCAGTCAGAAGGTGGCCTCAATGTCACCCTCACTATCCGCCTCCTCATGCATGGAAAA GAGGTTGGAAGTATAATTGGAAAG AAAGGAGAAACAGTAAAAAAGATGCGAGAAGAG aGTGGAGCACGGATCAATATTTCTGAGGGCAACTGTCCAGAGAGGATTGTCACCATCACTGGACCAACAGACACCATCTTCAAGGCTTTCGCCATGATCGCCTATAAATTTGAGGAG GACATTATCAATTCCATGAGCAACAGCCCAGCAACCAGCAAGCCCCCGGTCACTTTAAGGCTTGTCGTGCCAGCCAGCCAGTGTGGCTCTCTCATCGGGAAAGGAGGgtccaaaataaaagaaatgagagAG tccACAGGGGCGCAGGTGCAGGTGGCGGGGGACATGCTGCCCAACTCCACGGAACGTGCGGTGACAATCTCCGGGACCCCAGAAGCCATCATCCAGTGTGTCAAACAAATCTGTGTAGTCATGCTGGAG TCTCCACCAAAAGGTGCCACTATCCCTTATCGCCCAAAGCCCGCCTCCACCCCAGTCATTTTTTCTGGTGGCCAG GCCTACACAATTCAGGGACAGTACGCCATACCACACCCAGAT CAGTTGACCAAGCTCCACCAGTTGGCTATGCAGCAAACCCCCTTTACCCCTCTCGGACAGACCACCCCTGCTTTCCCTG GTTTGGATGCCAGTCCACCAGCCAGCACCCATGAACTCACCATTCCTAATGAT CTAATAGGGTGCATTATTGGACGCCAAGGAACCAAAATAAATGAGATTCGACAGATGTCTGGGGCGCAGATCAAAATCGCCAACGCCATGGAGGGCTCGTCAGAGCGCCAGATCACCATCACAGGGACCCCCGCCAACATCAGCCTGGCCCAGTACCTAATCAACGCCAG GTTCAGGGACGTGGCTGCCATGTGGAATGACCCCAACTCCATGACTACATCCTGA